Proteins encoded in a region of the Pirellulales bacterium genome:
- a CDS encoding tetratricopeptide repeat protein: MASSTTSPEKAETDRAANKAVNSADRRAAQLAREIDGHRRRGYTEQALVARQEMVQLIEESYGKDSWQTCSARLALWREQSITAFTPEKRQANETAEARTRSANESWQNGNADEALASIVSARSLATQVWGADTYGVANLLDQEAHWRQAKGDAPTAETLFRQALKIREQVFTRLHPETISTASSLGRLLLATQHRDEAGTLLKQCVDDAAKVWGEEHPDYGGHLNNLALLYLDSGDHKQAATLFARTAEIWLATLGDKSPRVGEAQLNLGRTWYAAGDYAQAVTALNDSLTSLEASLGKENAITRKARSTLGLAQIAVRNYPEAESLLQTDVELTRRQFGEDHPETAEGLLRLAILYGNQGRYPEAMPLVERAAAIHHAKLGPDSALSKNANSIAAMVRSRLARDARTRPAGVPASSAAESGGTVRTSFEQPVKR; encoded by the coding sequence ATGGCATCGTCCACGACCTCTCCCGAGAAAGCCGAGACCGACAGAGCAGCGAACAAAGCCGTCAACAGTGCCGATCGGCGCGCGGCGCAGCTGGCGCGGGAAATCGACGGTCATCGCCGCCGCGGTTACACGGAACAGGCCCTTGTCGCGCGGCAAGAAATGGTGCAACTGATCGAGGAGTCGTACGGCAAAGACTCTTGGCAGACATGCAGCGCCCGACTGGCGCTATGGCGAGAGCAATCCATCACTGCGTTCACGCCCGAAAAAAGACAGGCCAACGAAACCGCCGAAGCCCGCACGCGTTCCGCGAACGAGTCATGGCAGAATGGCAATGCCGACGAAGCGCTCGCGTCGATCGTCTCGGCACGGTCCCTGGCAACTCAGGTTTGGGGCGCCGACACCTATGGCGTAGCGAACTTGCTCGATCAGGAAGCTCACTGGCGACAGGCCAAGGGGGACGCGCCCACCGCCGAAACCTTGTTTCGCCAGGCACTGAAGATCCGCGAACAAGTATTCACGCGTCTGCATCCAGAAACGATCTCGACGGCCAGCTCGTTGGGTCGCTTATTGCTGGCCACGCAGCACCGCGACGAGGCCGGCACACTCCTCAAGCAGTGCGTCGACGATGCGGCGAAAGTGTGGGGAGAAGAGCATCCGGATTACGGCGGCCACTTGAATAATCTGGCACTCCTCTATCTGGACTCGGGAGACCATAAGCAAGCGGCCACACTTTTTGCGCGCACTGCCGAAATCTGGCTTGCCACGCTGGGAGACAAAAGCCCACGTGTGGGCGAAGCGCAGTTGAATCTGGGCCGCACCTGGTACGCGGCTGGCGACTACGCCCAGGCCGTGACAGCCCTCAACGATTCGCTAACCAGCCTCGAGGCTTCCCTGGGGAAAGAGAACGCCATCACGCGAAAGGCACGTAGCACGCTCGGGCTGGCGCAAATAGCAGTCCGGAATTATCCCGAAGCGGAATCGCTTCTCCAAACTGACGTGGAACTGACGCGCCGACAATTCGGCGAAGATCATCCGGAAACCGCCGAAGGGCTGCTCCGCCTGGCAATTCTTTACGGCAATCAGGGGCGCTATCCCGAGGCGATGCCGCTGGTTGAGCGGGCGGCAGCGATTCATCACGCCAAGCTGGGTCCCGATAGCGCCCTGTCAAAAAATGCGAACTCGATCGCTGCGATGGTCCGCAGTCGTTTGGCGCGGGATGCCAGAACTCGGCCTGCCGGCGTCCCAGCCTCTTCAGCCGCCGAGTCAGGCGGCACCGTTCGCACCAGCTTCGAGCAACCGGTCAAACGCTAA